In the genome of Ancylomarina subtilis, one region contains:
- a CDS encoding DEAD/DEAH box helicase, which yields MTFKDLGIIDPILKALEAKGYTYPSPIQAQSIPILLNRKDLLGCAQTGTGKTAAFAIPILQHLYNDQRKSKGQRKIKALIVTPTRELAIQIGDSFTAYGKHTGIVNTVIFGGVKQGTQTKALQRGVDILVATPGRLLDLINQGYISLKDVQYSVLDEADHMLDMGFIHDIRRIIDQLPKRRQSLFFSATMPPAILKLSQKLLGNPEKVTIAPKQTTAERVEQALYFVSKKNKPKLLIHLLTQNEVDSTLIFTRTKYGADKITKFLKKVNIHSEAIHGNKSQNQRQNALLNFKEGKTKVLVATDIAARGIDVDGLALVVNFDLPNIAETYVHRIGRTGRAAASGIAISFCDIEEKPYLKDIQKLIAQEIRVIEEHPFLNSGDNEPVEKPKRPQRTRRTDRKPETKKTDNAENRQRKDRRRKPFSRKRD from the coding sequence ATGACATTCAAAGATTTAGGAATTATTGATCCTATCCTGAAAGCCCTGGAGGCCAAAGGCTATACATATCCCTCACCTATTCAAGCCCAGTCTATTCCCATCCTTCTAAACAGAAAGGACCTATTAGGTTGTGCCCAAACGGGAACAGGAAAAACGGCAGCATTTGCCATTCCTATCCTACAACACCTCTACAACGACCAGCGTAAAAGCAAAGGCCAGCGTAAGATTAAAGCCCTGATTGTAACACCTACCAGAGAGTTAGCCATTCAAATTGGAGATAGCTTTACGGCATATGGGAAACATACGGGTATTGTAAACACCGTTATTTTTGGCGGTGTCAAACAAGGGACACAAACCAAAGCACTTCAAAGAGGTGTAGACATCCTTGTGGCGACTCCAGGCCGTTTACTCGACCTGATTAACCAAGGTTATATATCGTTAAAAGACGTGCAGTATTCCGTACTTGACGAGGCTGATCATATGCTCGACATGGGATTTATTCATGACATCCGAAGAATTATTGATCAGTTACCTAAGAGAAGACAATCTCTTTTCTTTTCGGCAACCATGCCACCAGCGATTCTAAAACTATCTCAGAAGCTTTTAGGCAATCCAGAGAAGGTTACTATAGCTCCAAAACAAACCACGGCAGAACGCGTTGAACAGGCCTTATATTTTGTAAGCAAAAAGAATAAACCTAAATTATTAATTCACCTATTAACACAAAATGAGGTTGATTCTACCCTTATATTTACAAGAACAAAATACGGGGCTGATAAGATCACCAAATTCTTAAAGAAGGTCAATATACATTCTGAAGCCATTCATGGTAACAAATCGCAGAATCAGAGACAGAATGCCCTATTAAATTTCAAAGAAGGAAAAACTAAGGTACTTGTGGCAACAGATATTGCTGCGCGTGGTATCGATGTTGATGGCTTAGCTTTAGTCGTTAATTTTGATTTGCCTAATATTGCTGAGACCTATGTGCACCGAATTGGACGTACGGGTAGAGCTGCTGCTAGTGGTATTGCAATTTCGTTCTGCGATATTGAAGAAAAACCTTATTTAAAGGATATTCAAAAGCTAATTGCTCAGGAAATTCGTGTTATCGAAGAACATCCGTTCCTGAACTCGGGAGACAATGAACCCGTTGAAAAACCAAAGAGACCTCAAAGAACCAGACGTACGGATCGTAAGCCTGAAACGAAAAAAACAGACAATGCTGAAAATAGACAGCGAAAAGATAGAAGACGTAAACCTTTTTCCAGAAAAAGAGATTAA
- a CDS encoding DEAD/DEAH box helicase gives MENFKVLGVRKDFLKGLSDMNIEKPTEIQSRVIPILLNGDTDLVGQAQTGTGKTAAFGLPMLHRINTHHKVVQGLILCPTRELGQQIAKQLFKFTKFSDKIFTEAVYGGAPIDKQVAALRRPTHIIVATPGRLIDLIKRKAVDLSHVSTVVLDEADEMLSMGFKKELDQILSFTSMAQNKWLFSATMPQGIKQIVNKHLKSNAHRVEVSGRNVVNKNIEHKFLVCDEKEKLNILLQFLSSQSDNRGLIFCKTKVAAQTLAKQLIARNIPADGLHGDLLQKERDKVMRAFKNGSLQMIVATDIAARGIDVEGLSYVVHYQLPDKEEYYTHRSGRTARAGKDGLSLSLVTSKELKSIRYFQKALNISFKQIRQTK, from the coding sequence TTGGAGAATTTTAAAGTACTGGGAGTAAGAAAAGACTTTCTTAAAGGATTGAGTGATATGAATATTGAGAAACCTACTGAGATACAAAGTAGAGTTATCCCAATATTATTAAATGGAGATACTGATCTGGTTGGTCAGGCGCAAACTGGTACAGGAAAAACAGCTGCCTTTGGCTTGCCAATGCTTCATCGTATAAATACGCATCACAAGGTTGTTCAGGGGCTTATTCTTTGTCCTACCCGCGAGTTGGGCCAGCAGATTGCTAAGCAGCTTTTTAAGTTTACTAAATTTTCTGATAAGATTTTTACTGAGGCCGTTTATGGCGGTGCACCTATTGATAAGCAAGTTGCGGCTTTGCGTCGTCCAACTCATATTATTGTTGCAACTCCGGGCCGATTAATCGATCTGATAAAACGTAAGGCTGTTGATTTGAGTCATGTGAGTACCGTTGTGCTAGATGAGGCTGACGAAATGTTGAGTATGGGGTTCAAAAAGGAGCTCGATCAAATCTTAAGTTTTACCTCAATGGCTCAGAATAAGTGGTTGTTTTCAGCAACCATGCCACAAGGGATCAAACAAATTGTAAATAAACACCTGAAAAGCAATGCGCACAGAGTAGAGGTGAGTGGGCGTAATGTGGTGAACAAAAACATAGAGCACAAGTTTTTGGTTTGTGATGAAAAGGAGAAGTTGAATATTTTGCTTCAGTTTTTAAGTTCACAAAGTGATAATAGAGGACTGATTTTTTGTAAGACTAAGGTTGCTGCACAGACATTGGCAAAACAGTTAATTGCTAGAAATATTCCCGCTGATGGTCTTCATGGCGATCTTTTACAAAAAGAGCGTGACAAGGTGATGCGTGCTTTCAAAAATGGAAGCTTGCAGATGATTGTTGCGACCGATATTGCAGCGCGTGGTATCGACGTAGAAGGCCTTTCGTATGTAGTGCATTATCAGTTGCCTGATAAGGAAGAGTATTATACCCATCGAAGTGGACGAACAGCTCGTGCAGGTAAAGATGGTCTTTCCTTGTCTTTGGTTACATCTAAAGAACTGAAGAGTATCAGATATTTTCAGAAAGCCCTTAATATTAGCTTTAAGCAGATCAGACAAACAAAATAA
- the tsaB gene encoding tRNA (adenosine(37)-N6)-threonylcarbamoyltransferase complex dimerization subunit type 1 TsaB yields MALILNIETSTSVCSVSLGKDGGLLAYKENKEGMNHATHLTVFIDAILKENQLTPNDLDAVAVSMGPGSYTGLRIGVSTAKGLCYGSSLPLIAVSTLQAMTAPLLKNEALLSQLGDPEACIFCPMIDARRMEVYTAFYSHKNEEMREISAEIIDENSFAEDLKKNEIVFFGDGSSKCQSSLQSSNAIFVSDITPTAVGMVQLAEVKYQAGTFEDVAYFEPFYLKDFVATTPKKNIF; encoded by the coding sequence ATGGCTTTAATACTAAATATAGAAACATCCACTTCAGTTTGTTCAGTTTCATTAGGGAAAGATGGTGGATTACTTGCCTATAAAGAGAATAAAGAGGGCATGAATCATGCGACACATCTTACTGTATTCATAGATGCTATTCTGAAAGAAAATCAGCTCACTCCGAATGATCTTGATGCTGTTGCAGTAAGTATGGGCCCGGGTTCTTATACGGGTTTGCGTATTGGTGTTTCAACTGCAAAAGGTCTTTGTTATGGCAGCAGCTTGCCATTAATTGCGGTGAGTACCTTGCAAGCCATGACGGCTCCTTTGTTGAAAAATGAAGCTCTCCTTTCACAGTTGGGAGATCCTGAAGCATGTATTTTTTGTCCGATGATTGATGCAAGAAGAATGGAAGTGTATACCGCTTTTTATTCTCATAAAAATGAAGAGATGCGTGAAATTTCTGCCGAAATCATTGATGAAAATTCTTTTGCTGAAGATTTAAAGAAGAACGAAATTGTCTTTTTTGGTGATGGTTCATCAAAATGCCAATCCAGCCTCCAGAGTTCGAATGCAATATTTGTTTCGGATATCACGCCTACTGCTGTTGGAATGGTTCAATTAGCTGAAGTAAAGTACCAGGCAGGGACTTTTGAAGATGTTGCTTACTTCGAGCCCTTTTACCTCAAAGATTTTGTAGCAACAACTCCAAAGAAAAATATCTTTTAA
- the efp gene encoding elongation factor P — MASTADFKNGMCIHFKTGLYTIVQFQHVKPGKGPAFVRTKLRNVKTGKIIDNTFTAGLKIDVARIERRPYQFLYKDDMGYNLMHTETYEQIALEEELFNAPDLLKEGDHVEAVIHADTETPLYVELPAHVVMEVTYTEPGLRGDTSSTNSLKAATIETGATIMVPLFINTGDIIKVDTRNKEYVERVKQ, encoded by the coding sequence ATGGCAAGTACTGCAGATTTTAAGAATGGTATGTGTATCCATTTTAAGACTGGTTTATATACGATTGTTCAATTCCAGCATGTTAAGCCTGGTAAAGGTCCAGCTTTCGTAAGAACTAAATTGAGAAATGTAAAAACAGGTAAGATTATCGACAATACCTTTACAGCAGGATTAAAGATTGATGTTGCTCGTATTGAGCGTCGTCCTTATCAGTTTCTTTATAAGGATGATATGGGGTATAACTTGATGCATACCGAGACTTACGAGCAGATTGCTTTGGAAGAGGAATTGTTTAATGCTCCTGATCTTTTAAAAGAAGGGGATCACGTTGAAGCTGTTATTCACGCTGATACAGAAACACCACTTTACGTTGAACTTCCGGCGCACGTTGTTATGGAAGTGACATACACAGAACCTGGTCTTCGTGGTGATACTTCTTCAACAAACTCACTAAAGGCTGCTACAATTGAAACAGGTGCAACTATTATGGTACCTTTATTCATTAACACGGGTGATATTATTAAGGTTGATACACGTAACAAGGAATATGTTGAGCGTGTAAAGCAATAG
- a CDS encoding DUF3108 domain-containing protein, which yields MRNIYVLFSAILFFSNSVFAEGDVMLKRKTEHLKYIIHYGFIQGGKASLKLKTERYKGEEVQHLILSGRTTGVTNSLFGVKNTYESYVDKETLLPIKAIRDIKEGNYKRYNELVFDRENNKVYSKKSGEHDVVEGVHDILSAFYYARVKLFNSDLVKGQNLKIDTYFSDEPFLLQFKFMGYETINSKLGKIKCYKFIPIVETGRIFKDKDDLKIWISADENKVPVRVQFDLFIGSLRCDLINFPHQVVDEDDF from the coding sequence ATGCGAAATATTTACGTGTTATTTTCTGCGATCCTTTTTTTTTCGAACTCAGTTTTTGCTGAAGGTGATGTTATGCTTAAGAGAAAAACAGAACACCTGAAGTACATTATTCATTATGGATTTATTCAGGGTGGTAAAGCGAGCCTAAAGCTCAAGACGGAACGTTATAAGGGAGAAGAGGTTCAGCATTTGATCCTGAGTGGCCGAACTACAGGGGTGACAAACTCTCTTTTTGGGGTGAAAAATACCTATGAGAGTTATGTAGATAAGGAAACATTATTACCTATAAAAGCAATCCGGGATATTAAAGAAGGCAATTATAAACGCTATAACGAACTTGTTTTTGATAGGGAAAATAATAAGGTTTATAGCAAAAAATCCGGTGAACATGATGTTGTTGAAGGTGTTCATGATATTCTTTCCGCTTTTTATTACGCACGTGTGAAATTGTTTAATTCTGATCTGGTTAAGGGCCAGAATTTAAAGATTGATACTTATTTTTCTGATGAACCTTTCCTTTTACAGTTTAAATTCATGGGGTACGAAACCATTAATAGTAAACTTGGGAAAATTAAGTGTTATAAGTTTATACCAATTGTTGAAACAGGAAGAATTTTCAAAGATAAAGATGATCTTAAGATTTGGATTTCTGCTGATGAAAATAAGGTGCCTGTTCGTGTTCAATTCGACTTGTTTATAGGATCCTTGCGTTGCGATTTGATTAATTTCCCTCATCAAGTTGTTGATGAAGACGATTTTTAA
- a CDS encoding glycosyltransferase, translating to MPKYSVIIPIYNRPDEAKELLESLSKQTYKNFDILMIEDGSSEDCSAIVKSYANDLDIKYHFKPNSGPGDSRNVGMSMATGDYLIFFDSDCIIPPQYFEEVEKHLAETPLDAFGGPDSAHESFSKVQKAINYAMTSIITTGGIRGKKNKLDQYQPRSFNMGISQEVYKKVGGYTDVTPGEDPDLSYRIMNAGFRVGLIEKAYVFHKRRIDFSKFIKQVYKFGVMRPVLVKWYPDKFKLTYTFPTLFLLFSLFLLGLAVMINPLFLLPLAFIAAILFIESLIKTKSLSISLLAILASFIQLYAYGYGFLKSTILILILKKEERIVFDNFFFDKSKRPKNS from the coding sequence ATGCCTAAATACTCAGTCATTATTCCCATTTACAATCGGCCTGACGAAGCCAAAGAGTTACTCGAAAGCCTAAGCAAGCAAACCTATAAGAATTTTGATATTCTCATGATTGAGGATGGCTCTTCGGAAGATTGTTCAGCCATCGTAAAAAGTTACGCCAATGATCTTGATATTAAATATCATTTTAAACCCAATTCAGGACCAGGAGACAGTCGAAATGTGGGCATGAGTATGGCAACTGGTGATTACTTAATATTTTTTGATTCGGATTGCATTATACCACCTCAATACTTTGAAGAGGTTGAGAAACATTTAGCAGAAACTCCTCTTGATGCGTTTGGTGGCCCGGATAGTGCTCACGAATCCTTTAGTAAGGTGCAAAAAGCCATCAATTATGCGATGACATCAATTATTACAACAGGTGGTATTCGAGGTAAAAAAAACAAATTAGATCAATACCAACCCCGCAGCTTCAATATGGGAATCAGTCAGGAGGTTTACAAAAAAGTTGGGGGTTACACCGATGTCACACCCGGCGAAGATCCTGATTTGAGTTACCGTATTATGAACGCAGGCTTTCGTGTCGGATTAATTGAAAAAGCATACGTTTTCCATAAAAGACGAATTGATTTTTCGAAATTCATCAAACAAGTCTACAAATTTGGTGTGATGCGTCCAGTGCTTGTAAAATGGTACCCCGATAAATTTAAACTGACTTATACCTTTCCAACACTGTTCTTATTATTCAGTCTGTTCCTGCTCGGACTTGCTGTAATGATAAACCCATTATTCTTATTGCCTTTGGCTTTTATTGCAGCTATTCTATTTATCGAATCACTCATAAAGACCAAAAGCTTATCAATTTCCCTACTAGCCATATTAGCCAGTTTTATCCAGCTTTATGCCTATGGTTATGGCTTCCTAAAAAGTACTATCTTAATTCTGATTCTGAAAAAAGAAGAACGGATCGTTTTCGACAATTTCTTTTTTGATAAATCGAAACGTCCTAAGAACTCATAA
- a CDS encoding TIGR01777 family oxidoreductase — protein sequence MAHILISGGSGLVGKALCTKLRDKGHDVAILSRNKDIRASHKSFYWDPENNEIDPEAIDSSDYIIHLAGANIAEKSWTPKRKNVLLESRVRSAKLIFNEVKRQNKNLKAFISASAIGYYGLITSEKIFSEGDRAADDFLGRTCQKWEEAANQFCELGVRTTILRTGLVLDKQGGALSKMLIPVKMGLASPLGNGKQYLPWIHIDDLCEIYIKAIEDNTMKGAYNAVAPEYHTNLSFTKTLAQVLKKPFWFPNIPTFLIKSLLGEMSMLLLTGSRISASKLLSTSYTYKFPKLDKALINLLEE from the coding sequence ATGGCACACATATTAATCAGTGGTGGTTCCGGATTGGTTGGTAAAGCTCTATGTACGAAATTACGGGACAAAGGTCACGATGTCGCCATTTTGAGTCGAAACAAAGACATCAGAGCTTCACATAAAAGTTTCTATTGGGATCCTGAAAATAATGAAATTGATCCTGAAGCCATTGACTCATCTGACTATATCATCCATTTGGCCGGAGCCAATATTGCAGAAAAAAGCTGGACTCCTAAAAGAAAGAATGTATTACTTGAGAGTAGAGTGCGATCCGCCAAGCTCATTTTTAATGAAGTCAAAAGACAAAACAAGAATTTAAAAGCTTTTATTTCAGCTTCAGCAATTGGGTACTATGGATTGATTACATCTGAAAAAATATTTTCTGAAGGAGATCGTGCTGCAGATGATTTCCTCGGTCGAACTTGTCAGAAATGGGAAGAAGCTGCTAACCAATTTTGCGAATTGGGAGTTAGAACAACTATTTTAAGAACGGGACTAGTTCTGGATAAGCAAGGTGGCGCTTTGTCCAAAATGCTTATCCCCGTAAAAATGGGTTTAGCTTCCCCACTTGGAAATGGTAAACAATACCTCCCCTGGATCCACATAGATGACCTTTGTGAAATTTACATCAAAGCCATTGAGGACAATACAATGAAGGGAGCCTACAACGCTGTAGCTCCTGAATATCATACCAACCTCAGCTTTACAAAAACCCTGGCTCAAGTTCTTAAAAAGCCATTTTGGTTTCCAAACATACCAACTTTTCTCATTAAATCACTATTGGGTGAAATGTCTATGCTTCTCTTGACTGGCAGCCGGATTTCAGCCAGTAAGCTTCTTTCTACCAGCTATACTTACAAATTTCCTAAACTGGATAAGGCCTTGATTAATCTTTTAGAAGAATAA
- a CDS encoding DUF3413 domain-containing protein, with protein sequence MIPFFKKPHIQWLISFSIFNSLLFILFSFRYGAYIDFTHGIWQWLYIGATAIGHVGSIALIVMILPLLLSIPFRNQKFILILASILNTVGLIFFTIDSFIFSQYRFHLNKFVLDMLFSGAAGDIFQFSGSMYFIAIGSILLLLTLEFLVGSWMWKKEMFLKFKQKTILFALLGFMIFSHLGHAYASAMSYSPITKNAHVYPLYFPLTANGLFKKLNLIDPEVLAKNKVIKKNADLRNMRYPAHKLQFEKGKLYNILFVVVDCWRADCLDSLVTPNISRYNSNALMFKNHQSGSCGTRGGIFSLFYGLPSFAYWNTMKANCQRPMLMHTLAEQNYKFGIFASSNLTHPAFHQTVFADIDHLRIKTDSKNKAPYVRDAKITEEWLDFIDSNYSKANEQPFFGFLFYDSAHGYSHPDPTHAPFQPTWSAPNYLTLDDDTDPKPFLNLYKNTLNYVDSLVGKVLVDLDKRQLLDNTIVVFTGDHAQEFNDNKMNYWGHGSNFSDAQTHVPLAVLWPGMSPQVFTHRSLHYDIASTLLNYNQGCQNPASDFSIGKCLWETSSPEWFVAGADQNYAIIENDQITTTLYGSYSVTTPDMKALDNNNLHSNIVFEAIKESYKFYSN encoded by the coding sequence ATGATTCCTTTTTTTAAGAAGCCTCACATACAATGGCTCATCAGTTTTTCTATTTTTAATAGTCTGTTGTTTATTCTTTTTTCATTTCGTTATGGTGCATATATCGATTTTACACACGGTATTTGGCAATGGTTGTATATTGGGGCAACTGCCATAGGGCATGTGGGCTCCATCGCTTTAATTGTAATGATCCTTCCTTTGTTACTTTCAATTCCTTTTCGAAATCAGAAATTCATTCTCATACTTGCTTCTATTCTAAACACCGTAGGACTCATTTTTTTTACGATAGATTCATTTATCTTTTCTCAATATCGTTTCCATCTGAACAAATTTGTTTTAGATATGCTATTTAGTGGAGCCGCAGGAGATATCTTTCAGTTTTCAGGTTCGATGTATTTTATAGCAATAGGTTCTATATTACTTCTTTTGACGCTTGAATTTTTAGTGGGTAGCTGGATGTGGAAAAAGGAAATGTTTTTAAAATTTAAGCAAAAAACAATTTTGTTTGCTCTGCTTGGGTTTATGATTTTTAGTCACTTGGGGCATGCTTATGCATCTGCAATGAGTTATAGCCCAATCACAAAAAATGCTCATGTTTACCCTTTGTATTTCCCCCTTACAGCAAATGGATTGTTCAAGAAATTGAATTTGATTGATCCGGAGGTTTTGGCAAAGAATAAGGTTATAAAGAAGAATGCTGATTTGAGGAATATGAGATATCCGGCTCATAAACTGCAATTTGAGAAGGGAAAATTATATAATATTTTATTTGTAGTTGTTGATTGTTGGCGAGCAGACTGTTTGGATTCATTGGTGACTCCAAATATTAGTCGGTATAACAGTAATGCTCTGATGTTTAAGAATCATCAAAGTGGAAGTTGTGGAACCAGAGGGGGTATTTTCTCACTTTTTTATGGTTTGCCAAGTTTCGCTTATTGGAATACCATGAAAGCCAATTGTCAAAGACCTATGTTGATGCATACTTTAGCCGAACAGAATTATAAATTTGGGATATTTGCAAGTTCAAACCTAACTCATCCGGCTTTTCATCAAACTGTTTTTGCCGATATTGATCATCTGAGAATCAAAACAGATTCAAAAAATAAGGCACCCTATGTGCGTGATGCTAAAATAACTGAAGAGTGGTTGGATTTTATTGATTCGAATTATTCCAAGGCCAATGAGCAGCCCTTCTTTGGTTTTCTCTTTTATGATTCGGCTCATGGTTATTCTCATCCTGATCCTACACATGCCCCATTTCAACCGACTTGGTCGGCACCTAATTATTTAACTTTAGATGATGATACTGATCCTAAACCCTTTTTAAATTTGTATAAAAACACATTGAATTATGTTGATTCTCTTGTGGGAAAAGTACTTGTTGATCTTGATAAACGTCAACTTTTGGATAATACAATTGTTGTGTTCACGGGTGATCATGCTCAGGAATTTAATGATAACAAAATGAATTATTGGGGACACGGGAGTAACTTTAGTGATGCACAAACTCATGTGCCATTGGCTGTACTATGGCCAGGCATGAGTCCACAAGTGTTTACACACAGGAGTTTGCATTACGATATCGCTTCAACTTTGTTGAATTACAATCAGGGATGTCAGAATCCTGCCAGCGATTTTTCAATAGGTAAATGTTTGTGGGAAACATCCTCTCCAGAGTGGTTTGTTGCTGGAGCAGATCAGAATTATGCTATCATTGAAAATGATCAGATAACAACAACTCTTTACGGAAGTTATAGTGTAACAACACCTGATATGAAAGCCCTGGATAATAATAACCTTCATTCAAATATTGTATTTGAAGCCATTAAGGAGTCATATAAGTTTTATTCAAATTAG
- a CDS encoding acyl-CoA dehydrogenase family protein yields the protein MVTSNIAEHLSFSEFLSAIKKTIHSAFYEKDNIEKFIQKRGFPALVLRDIMAKNPLSVAIPKEYGGRGAKVKECLGILDTASYESLPLALTFGINIALFLEPVAKYAQDTVKKGIFDRFLTQQNMGGLMITEPDFGSDALGMQTSNIKMGESYHIKGTKHWQGLTGMADYWLMTSRPKDQQGKLGRDIDFFICDVQQPQQAIKVEEYYNNLGLYPIPYGKNSIDIQVPEKYKLEPETTGLKLMMDLLHRSRLQFPGMGMGFIRRMLDESIKHCTTRIVGGKPLISLDQVRHQIGRIQSAFTICSAMCSRSSIISGIENNLAAAAIEANSMKAYITDMMQEAAQTLTQLSGANGYKAESVGSRAIIDSRPFQIFEGSNDMLYTQLSEMVMKIMTKKKNMNLSDFFKNHELTKNVSDYFKNLVDFNLDTKIPQRKIVDLGKIISKVVAADHVVQLGSKGFRTDLINDSLETIKHEISMLVSSYRFQTNVSPTEEYKDQSSWLSFC from the coding sequence ATGGTAACTTCTAATATCGCGGAACATCTTTCTTTTTCAGAGTTCCTGAGCGCTATTAAAAAGACGATACACAGTGCTTTTTACGAAAAGGATAATATCGAAAAATTTATCCAAAAAAGAGGATTTCCTGCATTGGTACTAAGAGATATAATGGCCAAGAACCCCTTATCGGTAGCTATTCCTAAAGAATATGGTGGCCGTGGAGCTAAAGTAAAAGAGTGTTTAGGCATTTTGGATACGGCTTCATATGAATCACTTCCATTAGCCTTAACCTTTGGTATTAATATCGCTTTATTTCTAGAACCTGTTGCGAAATACGCACAGGACACCGTAAAGAAGGGGATTTTTGATCGTTTTCTAACTCAACAGAATATGGGTGGTTTAATGATTACCGAACCTGATTTTGGGAGTGATGCCCTTGGCATGCAAACTTCTAATATTAAGATGGGAGAATCCTACCATATCAAAGGAACCAAACACTGGCAAGGTTTAACTGGTATGGCTGATTATTGGCTGATGACCTCCCGTCCAAAGGATCAACAGGGGAAATTAGGTCGGGATATCGATTTCTTTATTTGCGACGTGCAACAACCACAACAAGCTATCAAAGTTGAAGAATACTACAACAACCTGGGGCTCTACCCTATTCCCTATGGAAAAAATTCAATTGATATTCAGGTGCCTGAGAAATACAAACTGGAACCTGAAACAACAGGTTTAAAATTGATGATGGATCTTCTTCATAGAAGTCGCTTGCAGTTTCCAGGTATGGGAATGGGCTTTATTCGCAGAATGCTTGACGAATCGATAAAACATTGTACAACCCGAATTGTTGGTGGCAAACCCTTAATTTCACTCGATCAGGTTCGTCATCAAATTGGACGTATCCAATCTGCTTTTACGATCTGCTCGGCCATGTGTTCCCGTAGTTCGATTATTAGCGGAATTGAAAACAATTTAGCTGCAGCTGCCATTGAAGCCAACAGCATGAAAGCTTATATTACTGATATGATGCAGGAAGCGGCACAAACACTAACACAGTTGAGTGGCGCTAATGGTTACAAAGCAGAAAGTGTAGGTTCCAGAGCCATTATTGATTCACGACCTTTCCAGATTTTTGAAGGATCAAACGATATGCTTTATACACAACTCTCTGAAATGGTTATGAAAATCATGACAAAAAAGAAGAATATGAACCTCTCCGACTTCTTCAAAAATCATGAGCTGACTAAAAATGTTTCCGATTATTTCAAAAATTTGGTTGATTTTAATCTGGATACTAAAATTCCACAACGAAAAATTGTTGATTTAGGTAAAATCATTAGTAAAGTTGTCGCAGCCGACCATGTCGTTCAACTTGGATCCAAGGGTTTTAGAACAGACTTAATTAATGATAGTCTGGAAACAATTAAGCATGAAATATCAATGTTAGTTAGCTCATACCGCTTTCAAACAAACGTCTCTCCTACTGAGGAGTATAAGGACCAAAGCTCTTGGCTGTCCTTTTGCTAG